In Nostoc sp. CENA543, a single genomic region encodes these proteins:
- the ruvX gene encoding Holliday junction resolvase RuvX: protein MTTKHISALGLDVGRKRIGIAGCDRTGLIATGLTTLERTSFEQDVSQIRNLVDERQVQILVVGLPYSMDGSLGFQARQVQKFANRLSKALQLPLEYVDERLTSFQAEQLMIAENRSPSRHKSLIDRKAAAIILQQWLDSKRAIINSSEIAVEY, encoded by the coding sequence ATGACCACAAAACATATATCAGCACTAGGATTAGATGTAGGACGTAAACGCATTGGGATTGCAGGGTGCGATCGCACAGGGTTAATCGCTACAGGACTTACTACCCTGGAGCGGACATCTTTTGAACAAGATGTGTCACAAATCCGTAATTTAGTCGATGAGCGTCAAGTGCAAATACTAGTTGTGGGCTTACCCTATTCAATGGATGGTTCTTTGGGCTTTCAGGCTCGTCAGGTACAAAAATTTGCCAATAGGCTCTCTAAAGCTCTACAACTGCCTTTAGAATACGTTGATGAACGATTAACTTCCTTTCAAGCCGAACAACTCATGATTGCTGAGAATCGCTCGCCCTCACGCCACAAAAGTTTAATCGACCGCAAAGCCGCAGCAATTATTTTACAACAGTGGCTAGATAGTAAACGAGCTATAATTAACAGTTCCGAGATAGCCGTAGAGTATTGA
- a CDS encoding GNAT family N-acetyltransferase, giving the protein MAAHIKMNSLLPQNLSVVIRPVQYRDLDGIERLSQESFAALSPEGANLVNQQMQSLHRWYGLLRFLSWFPNPLQHRFCAYVAEQGRMLLGMVQVSPFNRTRTTWRVDRVMLDRSADKQVIGSQLLRHCFESILEARTWLLEVNVNDLDALALYRQNGFQRLAEMTYWEIEPELLTELAQAEPDLPNLLPVSNADAQLLYQLDTASMPPLVRQVFDRNNRDFKTSLFGALADAVKQWVTKTEVVSGYVFEPQRKAAIGYFQVQLERKGDTPHVATLTVHPAYTWLYPELLAQLARIAQDFPQQGLKLASSDYQPEREEYLERIGAKRIEHTLIMSRSVWHKLRESKFVSLEGIQWTDVLQGLQPARKPIPGGMSWAEVRQKQTPEIPVKHQSESVTFNSKNCHIDSVCHQELTEEQQEN; this is encoded by the coding sequence ATGGCAGCCCACATTAAAATGAACTCCTTACTTCCCCAAAATCTCAGCGTTGTCATCCGGCCAGTCCAATACAGGGATCTGGACGGAATTGAGCGTTTATCTCAAGAATCTTTTGCCGCTTTGTCTCCCGAAGGAGCTAACCTTGTTAACCAGCAAATGCAATCACTGCATCGCTGGTATGGCTTACTGAGGTTTTTAAGTTGGTTTCCTAACCCCCTACAACATCGTTTCTGCGCCTATGTAGCCGAGCAGGGGCGAATGCTTTTAGGGATGGTTCAAGTGTCACCGTTCAATCGCACACGCACCACTTGGCGCGTTGATCGGGTGATGTTAGATAGGAGTGCGGATAAACAAGTAATTGGTTCCCAACTCCTGCGCCACTGTTTTGAATCGATTTTAGAAGCGCGGACTTGGTTATTAGAAGTTAATGTCAATGATTTAGACGCATTGGCACTTTATCGTCAAAATGGGTTTCAGCGTCTTGCTGAAATGACTTACTGGGAAATCGAGCCGGAACTGCTGACTGAATTAGCGCAAGCTGAACCAGACTTGCCTAATCTTTTACCTGTGAGTAATGCTGATGCTCAATTACTCTATCAACTAGATACAGCCTCAATGCCCCCTTTAGTGCGCCAAGTATTCGATCGCAATAACCGCGACTTTAAAACCAGTTTATTCGGCGCGTTGGCTGATGCTGTCAAACAATGGGTCACAAAAACCGAAGTCGTCAGTGGCTACGTCTTTGAACCCCAACGCAAAGCCGCCATCGGTTATTTTCAGGTACAACTGGAGCGCAAAGGCGACACACCCCACGTTGCTACCCTGACCGTTCACCCTGCTTATACTTGGCTATATCCAGAGTTATTAGCCCAACTAGCTCGTATTGCCCAAGATTTTCCCCAGCAAGGATTAAAACTTGCTTCCTCTGACTACCAGCCAGAAAGGGAAGAATACTTAGAACGAATCGGCGCAAAACGCATAGAACACACCCTCATCATGTCCCGTTCCGTGTGGCACAAACTACGGGAGTCCAAATTTGTCTCCTTAGAAGGGATTCAATGGACTGATGTATTACAAGGCTTACAACCAGCCCGTAAACCCATACCCGGCGGAATGTCCTGGGCAGAAGTCAGACAAAAGCAAACCCCAGAAATCCCCGTCAAACACCAGTCAGAATCAGTCACATTTAATAGTAAAAATTGTCACATCGACTCAGTTTGTCATCAAGAGTTGACAGAAGAGCAGCAGGAGAATTAA
- a CDS encoding DUF4360 domain-containing protein, which produces MKSQNFKQTSVKFAQSFMAAAALMTASVGPALANNPSVQILGANYGGNGCPGGTASVSVSPDGQELTILFDEFVADGSQRSQRRKSCNMSIPIKVPQGFQVSFYDADFRGYVAPGTTGNLRAEYFFAGQRGPVFSRTFRGENNYNVRHELATVADVWSRCGDSVNMRVNAAMTASGQGIATVDSFDLAHRGLVYHVKYRQCR; this is translated from the coding sequence ATGAAGAGTCAAAACTTCAAGCAAACATCTGTTAAGTTTGCTCAATCTTTCATGGCTGCGGCTGCGCTGATGACTGCTTCCGTTGGCCCTGCGTTGGCGAATAATCCTAGTGTGCAGATTCTAGGTGCAAATTACGGTGGTAATGGTTGTCCTGGGGGAACTGCTAGTGTGAGTGTGAGTCCTGATGGACAAGAGCTGACTATTCTATTTGACGAATTTGTAGCTGATGGCAGCCAGCGTTCACAAAGACGCAAAAGCTGTAATATGAGCATTCCGATTAAAGTTCCCCAAGGTTTCCAGGTGTCTTTCTATGATGCGGACTTTCGGGGTTATGTTGCTCCTGGGACGACTGGGAACTTGAGAGCCGAATACTTTTTTGCTGGACAACGTGGCCCTGTGTTTTCTAGAACATTCAGAGGCGAAAACAACTATAATGTGCGACACGAATTAGCGACTGTAGCTGATGTCTGGTCACGTTGTGGCGACAGTGTAAATATGCGGGTGAATGCGGCGATGACAGCTAGTGGTCAAGGAATAGCGACTGTTGATTCGTTTGACCTTGCACACCGTGGTTTGGTTTATCACGTTAAATATCGCCAGTGTCGCTAA
- a CDS encoding NB-ARC domain-containing protein, which yields MELHKQKRRRGIVLSLSGYHKLQEARHQAEILENDGDKFTIEVLSYRTQLAPFTVSKVLARAEGVDKQTLEYFFRAFGLDLTPQDYVRVGEEETKGQGREGGIGAGEQRRQGTIASDSALYTDWGEAVDVSIFFGRIEEVSKLTGWMINDRCRLVALLGMGGIGKSSLAVKLAQQIQGEFEFVVWRSLRNSPPLSEVLGSLLQFFACGKPVHLSENVGNLISQLMGHLRSHRCLIILDNVESILASGDHSGRYQTGYADYGDLFQQIGEISHQSCVILTSREKTPEIAVLEGENLPVRSMQLPGLSAIAALELIKTKSLFCGADSDWQKFIQHYAGNPLALKIVATTIQDLFAGNIAEFFAQGSTVFGSIYDLLGQQFRRLSGLEIDLIFWLAINREAVTLTDLRADLVLPISSIRLLEALESLSRRNLIEKKSLPDTPVHFTLQPVVMEYVTEQFIQQICQEIFSPPDNHIFPTPPHPYTLTPLFLNSHALIKATTKDYIRIAQTKLILQPILDYLLQNLRTKSAIETHLKQILQTIKNSATPLEPGYISGNLLNLFCQLKTDLTGYDFSGLTIWQAYLQDTPLKRVNFAHADLSKSVFAKTFSNVLTTAFSPDGQTVATGHFNGYLILWDVASGQQLLECQAHIGLTWCVTFSPDGSTLATAGQDETIKLWDVKTGQCCQTFPGHYGGVVSVVFSPDGQTLFSASTDSYIRIWDINLGKCTQILQGHGGRVWSVNLNAQGNLLASGSEDNTIKLWDITTGACLHTLTGHTDWIKSVAFSLSGILASGSLDNQIRLWDVNRGACLGVLAGHSNGILAIAFINDQILASCSIDCTIRLWDVTNFQCLKTLQGHTNSVDAIAVHPQGHLLASGADDFSFRLWDVNTGECLRTFKGRNNWVKSIAWSPTEAIVASGNEDRIVRLWHLNNECRTLYGHTDLIFAVDFTPDGRTLASASADTTIRLWDVATGQCTHVLDAHIGMVTGVAYSPDGKFLASTSYDKASKLWDAATGKLLTTFPVHLGMSVAFSPDSTKLAFGNFDNSVNIWDIATEKCYRTITGHNNWVWWVAFSPDSRTFATGSAVERTIKLWDIQTGECLHTIQGHQDMLWAIAFSPDGKILASTSSDNTIKLWDVASGNCLTTLKGHETWVMCATFNSEGNMLAVGDGYAAMTIWDINTEQRLNTFKAEQIYEQMNIYAVTGLTAPQKSALLTLGASSC from the coding sequence ATGGAATTGCACAAGCAAAAACGCAGGCGCGGTATAGTCCTGAGTCTTTCTGGATATCACAAACTTCAGGAGGCTAGACATCAAGCGGAGATATTAGAAAACGATGGGGACAAATTTACCATCGAAGTATTGAGCTATCGTACTCAATTAGCTCCTTTTACAGTTTCCAAGGTTTTAGCACGAGCAGAGGGTGTTGATAAACAAACTCTAGAATACTTTTTTCGGGCTTTTGGGTTAGATTTAACACCCCAAGATTATGTCCGTGTCGGGGAGGAGGAGACGAAGGGACAGGGTAGAGAAGGAGGAATTGGAGCAGGGGAGCAGAGGAGACAAGGTACAATTGCTTCTGACTCAGCACTCTACACAGACTGGGGTGAGGCGGTTGATGTTTCTATCTTTTTCGGACGTATAGAGGAAGTTAGTAAATTAACTGGTTGGATGATCAACGATCGCTGTCGGTTGGTAGCATTATTAGGTATGGGGGGAATTGGTAAGTCTTCTTTGGCTGTGAAGTTAGCGCAGCAAATTCAAGGGGAGTTTGAGTTTGTGGTGTGGCGTAGTCTCCGCAATAGTCCCCCATTAAGTGAGGTGCTGGGAAGTTTACTGCAATTTTTCGCCTGTGGAAAACCTGTACATTTATCAGAAAATGTGGGGAATTTAATTTCTCAGTTGATGGGACATTTGCGATCGCACCGTTGTTTAATCATCCTAGATAATGTGGAATCTATCTTAGCTAGTGGCGACCATTCTGGGCGTTATCAAACAGGTTACGCAGATTATGGTGATTTATTCCAGCAAATCGGTGAAATATCCCATCAAAGTTGTGTGATTCTCACCAGTCGCGAAAAAACGCCAGAAATCGCCGTATTAGAAGGGGAGAATCTGCCGGTGCGGTCGATGCAACTGCCGGGATTGAGTGCGATCGCTGCTTTAGAATTAATTAAGACGAAAAGTTTATTTTGTGGTGCGGATAGTGATTGGCAAAAGTTCATTCAACATTACGCTGGGAATCCTTTAGCTTTAAAAATTGTCGCGACGACTATTCAAGATTTATTTGCTGGCAATATTGCTGAATTTTTCGCCCAAGGTTCTACAGTCTTCGGCAGCATTTACGATTTATTAGGACAGCAATTTCGTCGTCTTTCAGGTTTAGAAATTGACCTGATTTTCTGGTTAGCAATTAATCGTGAAGCTGTCACATTAACAGATTTACGTGCTGATTTAGTTTTACCTATTTCATCAATACGACTTTTAGAAGCCTTAGAATCATTAAGTCGGCGCAATCTCATTGAAAAAAAATCCCTTCCCGATACACCAGTGCATTTCACACTACAACCGGTAGTTATGGAATATGTCACTGAGCAATTTATTCAACAAATATGTCAAGAAATTTTCTCACCTCCCGACAATCACATTTTCCCTACACCCCCACACCCCTACACCCTTACCCCCCTATTTCTGAATAGTCACGCTTTAATTAAAGCCACTACTAAAGATTACATCCGCATTGCCCAAACCAAGTTAATTTTACAGCCCATTCTTGACTATTTACTGCAAAATCTACGCACTAAATCAGCTATAGAAACTCACCTAAAACAGATTTTACAAACTATCAAAAATTCCGCCACTCCTCTCGAACCAGGATATATAAGCGGTAATCTCCTCAACCTTTTTTGTCAATTGAAAACTGATTTAACTGGTTATGATTTTTCTGGTTTAACAATTTGGCAAGCCTATCTTCAAGATACACCCTTAAAACGAGTCAACTTTGCTCACGCTGATTTATCTAAATCTGTCTTTGCGAAAACTTTTTCTAATGTTTTGACTACAGCTTTTAGTCCTGATGGTCAAACCGTCGCTACAGGCCATTTCAACGGTTATTTGATTCTCTGGGATGTCGCTAGTGGTCAGCAATTACTGGAATGTCAAGCACATATAGGTTTGACTTGGTGTGTAACTTTTAGTCCCGATGGCAGTACCTTAGCCACTGCGGGACAAGATGAAACTATTAAACTGTGGGATGTCAAAACAGGTCAGTGTTGTCAAACCTTTCCTGGTCATTACGGTGGGGTGGTCAGTGTGGTTTTTAGTCCCGATGGTCAGACTTTATTTAGTGCCAGCACGGACTCTTACATTAGAATATGGGATATTAACTTGGGAAAATGTACCCAAATTCTCCAGGGACATGGCGGTCGTGTCTGGTCAGTGAATTTAAATGCTCAAGGTAATCTCCTCGCTAGCGGTAGTGAAGATAACACAATTAAATTGTGGGATATTACTACAGGTGCTTGCTTACATACTCTCACAGGTCATACAGATTGGATAAAATCAGTCGCCTTTAGTCTATCAGGAATATTAGCTAGTGGTAGCTTAGATAACCAAATTAGACTTTGGGATGTAAATCGGGGTGCGTGTTTGGGTGTGTTAGCAGGACATTCCAATGGCATACTAGCGATCGCCTTCATTAACGATCAAATACTCGCTAGTTGTAGTATAGATTGTACAATTCGCCTCTGGGATGTTACTAACTTCCAATGCCTAAAAACCTTGCAAGGACATACCAATTCCGTGGATGCGATCGCCGTTCATCCCCAAGGACATCTCCTCGCAAGCGGTGCAGATGACTTTTCTTTTAGATTGTGGGATGTTAATACTGGCGAGTGTTTGCGAACCTTTAAAGGCAGAAATAACTGGGTAAAATCCATAGCTTGGAGTCCGACAGAGGCGATCGTTGCTAGTGGCAATGAAGACCGGATTGTGAGACTCTGGCATTTAAACAATGAATGTCGTACTTTATACGGACACACAGACTTAATCTTTGCTGTAGACTTTACCCCCGATGGTCGCACCTTAGCCAGTGCTAGTGCTGACACCACAATTAGGTTGTGGGATGTAGCCACAGGTCAATGTACCCACGTCCTCGACGCACATATCGGCATGGTGACAGGAGTCGCCTACAGTCCTGATGGGAAGTTTTTAGCTAGCACCAGCTACGACAAAGCCAGTAAACTCTGGGACGCAGCCACAGGGAAACTGCTCACCACTTTCCCCGTACATTTAGGAATGTCAGTAGCATTTAGTCCCGACAGCACCAAATTGGCTTTTGGTAACTTTGATAACAGCGTCAATATTTGGGACATTGCCACCGAAAAGTGTTACCGCACAATTACCGGACACAATAATTGGGTGTGGTGGGTAGCCTTTAGTCCTGATAGTCGCACCTTTGCCACTGGTAGTGCTGTGGAGAGAACCATTAAACTCTGGGATATCCAAACAGGGGAATGTCTCCACACAATACAAGGACATCAAGATATGCTCTGGGCGATCGCCTTTAGCCCTGATGGTAAGATATTGGCCAGTACCAGCAGTGACAACACCATCAAACTCTGGGACGTAGCTAGTGGTAACTGTCTTACCACCCTCAAAGGACATGAAACTTGGGTAATGTGCGCTACCTTCAACTCAGAAGGTAATATGCTGGCGGTTGGCGACGGCTACGCGGCGATGACAATTTGGGATATAAACACAGAACAGCGTCTCAATACATTTAAAGCCGAGCAGATTTACGAACAGATGAATATCTATGCAGTCACAGGTTTAACCGCACCGCAAAAATCAGCCTTGCTAACTTTAGGTGCTAGTAGTTGCTGA
- the nuoB gene encoding NADH-quinone oxidoreductase subunit NuoB — MMNKTLNPVQPPQVTQNLSENFILTTIDDLYNWARMSSLYPMMFGTACCFMEFMSAYASRFDLERFGMIPRATPRQADLLITAGTITMKYAPNLVRLYEQMPEPKYVIAMGACTITGGMFSVDSPSAVRGVDKLIPVDVYIPGCPPRPEAVIDGIIKLRKKISNDSIQERQQNQQTHRYYSITHKMNVVEPVLDGQYLRNSQREVPPPEITAATGLPLPTALATQAVK; from the coding sequence ATGATGAACAAAACCCTTAACCCCGTACAACCCCCCCAAGTAACACAAAACCTCTCCGAAAACTTTATTCTCACTACAATAGATGACTTATACAACTGGGCGAGAATGTCTAGTTTATACCCCATGATGTTTGGTACAGCTTGCTGTTTCATGGAATTCATGTCAGCCTACGCCTCACGCTTTGACTTAGAAAGATTTGGCATGATTCCCCGTGCGACTCCCAGACAAGCTGACCTATTGATTACCGCAGGTACAATTACTATGAAGTATGCACCCAATTTGGTGCGACTCTATGAACAAATGCCCGAACCCAAGTATGTTATTGCAATGGGTGCTTGTACCATCACCGGAGGAATGTTTAGTGTTGATTCTCCTTCGGCGGTGCGGGGTGTAGATAAGCTGATTCCTGTGGATGTGTATATACCTGGTTGTCCTCCCCGGCCGGAAGCTGTAATTGATGGGATTATTAAACTGCGGAAGAAAATTTCTAATGATAGTATCCAAGAAAGACAGCAAAACCAACAAACTCATCGTTATTACAGTATTACCCACAAAATGAACGTAGTTGAGCCAGTTTTAGATGGACAATATCTCAGAAATTCTCAGCGCGAAGTTCCACCACCAGAAATAACAGCAGCGACAGGTTTGCCTTTACCAACTGCATTAGCAACTCAAGCTGTTAAATAA
- a CDS encoding Coq4 family protein encodes MQTIQALLAAKQAGKFGDFAILKSDLFGAKVAPQIAAKLQPLEGYHPPIDLEKLSQYPLGTFGREYAEYMQANHLQAIAVSPEFEDVAKRNVFALRYAVTHDIFHVLLGFDTTYAGEIGVLAFAAQQNYSNSLKISLQIAKWLYPLLAPQQKPMILANLKKGQDLGKSIDCLLSYRFEEYWQEPIDKLRKKLGL; translated from the coding sequence ATGCAAACAATTCAGGCTCTTTTAGCAGCTAAACAAGCAGGTAAATTTGGTGATTTTGCCATTCTCAAATCAGATTTATTCGGTGCTAAAGTCGCACCCCAAATAGCTGCTAAATTACAGCCTTTAGAGGGATATCATCCACCAATTGATTTAGAAAAATTAAGTCAATATCCTCTAGGCACATTCGGAAGAGAATATGCCGAATATATGCAAGCTAACCATCTCCAAGCAATTGCCGTGAGTCCAGAATTCGAGGATGTGGCAAAGCGAAATGTTTTTGCTCTACGTTATGCTGTCACCCACGATATTTTTCATGTTTTACTCGGTTTTGATACTACTTATGCCGGAGAAATTGGTGTATTAGCCTTTGCTGCCCAGCAAAATTATAGTAATTCTCTGAAAATTAGTTTACAGATAGCCAAATGGCTTTATCCTCTACTTGCTCCCCAGCAAAAACCAATGATTTTGGCTAACCTAAAAAAAGGTCAAGACTTGGGAAAATCAATAGATTGCTTGTTAAGTTATCGCTTTGAAGAATACTGGCAAGAACCTATTGATAAATTGCGAAAAAAGTTAGGATTATAG
- a CDS encoding cytochrome P450, with protein MTTTLEKPTNQIPSQFRVKTFVPKWLQTLRVINNPMYYLNSRRQKYGDMFISEFSGFPSLLIISNPQAIQELFTADASLFDSGAGNSILQPLIGANSLVLLDGDRHLKQRKLLMPPFHGERMRNYAQVICDITEQVTSKWSINQPFVARRSMQDISLQVILRTVFGLQEGERYQQIKQILVELLDTFNYPLSAVFLFFKALQKDLGAWSPWGKFIRRRQLLDELIYQEIHERRTQVATQGNDILSLLLTARDENGEPMTDIELRDELMTMLFAGHETTAIALSWALYWIHYVPEVREKLLQELNTIDVANTDPTVIAQLPYLNAVCSETLRIYPVAFFSFSRILKTPMKFMGYDLPKGMSISPCIYLTHHRPDIYPEPEKFKPERFLERQFSPYEFMPFGGGNRRCLGMAFALFEMKLVLANILSNYSLELLDKAPLKPVRRGLVFTPNGGVNLMVKEKK; from the coding sequence ATGACAACAACTTTAGAAAAACCTACTAATCAAATCCCCTCTCAATTTAGAGTTAAAACCTTTGTACCTAAATGGCTACAAACTCTAAGGGTGATTAATAACCCCATGTATTACCTCAATAGCCGACGACAAAAATATGGGGATATGTTTATCTCAGAATTTAGTGGTTTTCCCAGCCTGTTAATTATTAGTAATCCCCAAGCCATTCAAGAACTGTTCACGGCTGATGCAAGTTTGTTTGATTCCGGTGCAGGTAATTCTATATTGCAACCGTTGATAGGGGCGAACTCGTTAGTTTTATTAGATGGCGATCGCCACTTAAAACAGCGTAAATTATTAATGCCACCTTTCCACGGTGAACGGATGCGGAATTATGCTCAAGTTATCTGTGATATTACTGAGCAAGTTACTAGTAAATGGTCAATCAATCAGCCATTTGTCGCGCGTCGGAGTATGCAGGATATTTCGCTGCAAGTAATTTTAAGGACAGTATTTGGGCTACAAGAAGGTGAACGCTATCAACAAATCAAACAAATTTTAGTGGAACTGTTGGATACTTTTAACTATCCTTTGAGTGCCGTTTTCTTATTTTTTAAAGCGTTGCAAAAAGATTTGGGTGCGTGGAGTCCTTGGGGAAAATTTATCCGCCGTCGTCAATTACTCGATGAATTAATTTATCAGGAAATTCATGAGCGTCGCACTCAAGTTGCAACTCAAGGAAATGATATTTTGAGTTTATTACTCACGGCACGGGATGAAAACGGTGAACCCATGACCGATATTGAGCTGCGAGATGAATTAATGACTATGCTATTTGCTGGTCATGAAACAACTGCGATCGCTCTATCATGGGCATTATATTGGATTCATTATGTGCCGGAAGTGCGAGAAAAATTACTCCAAGAACTCAACACTATTGATGTAGCCAATACAGACCCCACAGTTATTGCTCAATTACCTTATTTAAATGCTGTTTGCTCAGAAACCTTAAGAATTTATCCTGTAGCTTTCTTTAGTTTCTCTCGGATTCTCAAAACCCCGATGAAATTTATGGGTTATGATTTACCCAAAGGTATGAGCATTTCACCCTGTATTTATTTAACACACCATCGCCCAGATATTTATCCTGAGCCAGAAAAATTCAAACCAGAAAGATTTTTAGAACGGCAATTTTCCCCCTATGAATTCATGCCCTTCGGTGGTGGTAATCGTCGCTGTTTAGGTATGGCTTTTGCTCTATTTGAGATGAAGTTAGTGTTAGCAAATATTCTCTCCAATTACTCTTTAGAACTGCTAGATAAAGCCCCCCTAAAACCCGTCCGTCGTGGTTTAGTTTTCACACCAAATGGTGGCGTGAATTTGATGGTGAAGGAGAAAAAATAG